Below is a window of Cytobacillus firmus DNA.
TCAATGCCAGAGTCCGCTTCCATCGCAGAGAGGACATCTTTTGTCTGATAAGCCAGTGCCTCAAGTGTCGCCCTGATAAAATGTTCTTTGGACGTTCCCCGTGTTACTCCGAAAACTGCTCCCCTTACATCACTATCCCAATATGGCGTCCCAAGGCCAACAAAAGCCGGAACTACATAAACTCCATCTGTAGAGTCCACTTTTTTAGCATAGCTTTCACTGTCCTTTGCATCTTTAAGCATTCTCATCCCATCTCGGAGCCATTGAATAGCAGAGCCGGCAACAAAAATGCTGCCCTCCAATGCATATTCAATTTTCCCCTCAAGTCCCCAGGCAATGGTTGTTAGAAGTCCATGTTCAGACTGCACGGCTTTTTCGCCTGTATTCATAAGCATGAAACAGCCAGTGCCGTAAGTGTTTTTAGCCATTCCTTTCTCGAAGCATGCTTGTCCAAACAGCGCAGCCTGCTGGTCCCCCGCCGCACCAGCGATGGGTACTTCCTTTCCGAAAAAGTGATAGTCAATGGTCTTAGCATACACCTCGGAAGATGGCTTCACTTCAGGCAGCATCGCTTTCGGGACTCCAAGAATATTTAGGAGCTCTTCATCCCACTTAAGTTCATAGATATTAAACATTAATGTCCGGGAGGCGTTGGAGTAATCGGTCACATGCGCTTTCCCTCCAGATAGCTTCCATATTAGCCATGTATCAATGGTTCCAAACAATAATTTTCCCTGTTCCGCTTTTTCCCTTGCCCCTTCCACATGATCCAATATCCATTTCACCTTTGTTCCTGAGAAATATGCATCAATTAATAGGCCGGTTTTTTCTCTGAACAGACCGTTATAGCCTTTTTCTTTCAAGTCATCACAAATCTCGCTGGTCTGCCTTGACTGCCATACAATCGCATTATAAATCGGTGCTCCCGTTTCTTTATCCCAAACAACAGTAGTTTCCCTCTGGTTTGTAATGCCAATGCCGGCAATTTGCTCAGGCTTTATGCCGGATTCTGAAAAGACACCTGCAATCACCGATAAAATTGAACCCCATATTTCATTGGCATTATGTTCAACCCAGCCAGGCTTTGGAAAATGCTGTGTGAACTCTTTTTGTGCCGTGTGGACAATTTCGCCTTTTTTATTGAATAGAATAGCTCGTGAACTTGTAGTCCCCTGATCTAATGATAAAATATATTTTTCCATAATGAACTCCTCCCAATCTCGTTCAATACTCTTATTTATGCAGCAACTTTAGAAGAATCAACTTCTCCAGGCTGTTTTTTGCCAAAAATATACGAAAGAATTAATACTATTATATTAACACCCAGCACTGCCCATAACATACCTGAAGCTTTGCCATCGAACATCACTTGATAGAAGCTTGAGCCCATTAATCCCCCTAGGATTGGTCCAGCTACCGGAATCCATGCATATCCCCAGTTCGATTTCCCTTTGCCTGCAATGGGAAGAAGAAAATGAGCAATACGCGGTCCCAGGTCACGGGCAGGATTAATTGCATAGCCCGTTGTCCCGCCGAGCGACATGCCGATAACAACGATAAGAAGGCCAACAGCAATCGGATTTAACCCTTCAGTAAATTGATTTGCTCCTATAAACATCAAACCCAATACAAGAATGAACGTCCCAATTATTTCACTCAATAAATTTGAAAATGTATGGGGAATGGCAGGACTTGTTGAGAAAACAGAAAGCTTTGCACCCTGGTCTTCTGTTTCTTTCCAATGCGGCAGATAGTGAAGGAATACAATCACCCCTCCCAAGAACCCACCCAGGACCTGAGCCAGAATATATCTGGGCACGTCTTGCCACGGGAAAACACCGCTAAGCGCAAATCCGATGGTTACAGCAGGGTTCAAGTGTGCACCGCTGATCGAGCCTACAGCAAAAACCCCCATCGTTACAGCAAGCCCCCAGGCAATCGTAATAACAATCCATCCTCCATTAAAAGAAAAAGTCTTTTTTAAATTCGCCCCGGCAACAACGCCTCCTCCAAAAACAATCAAGATCATCGTTCCAATCATTTCTCCCATAAATGCAGACATCTTAAAATCCCCTTTCCATTTTGGCTGATCGGAAACAAAAAAGGAGATTCACGACAGATTAAGCCTACAAAGGCTAAACTGTGTGAATCTCCTAATCTCCGACACATAAATTAACTTGTTAAACCGAGTATACAAGTCTATGAAAACGTTGTCAAACGTTTCTAGAACATTTTTATGAAAACCTTTCCCATAATTCTATTTTTGATGTAGTAATGGCAGCTGCTCCTGCTTTAAGCGCATTCTTCACTTCTTCTTCTGAGCGGATGAGTCCTCCGGCAAATATAGGGGTATTCAAACGTTCATTTACCTCTTTTATCATCCATGGCATGGCACCCGGCAACACTTCTATGTAGTCCGGCCTGGTTTTCTCGATTAATTTATAACTTTTTTCAAGTGCATGCGAATCGATGAGGAAAATCCTCTGGACTGCAATCACTCCCTTTTGCTTCGCTTTCAGGATGACGCTGGATTTAGTAGAAATTAACCCGTACGGCTTGTATTCCTGGCAAATATATTCAACGGCATAGTCGTCGCTTTTCAAGCCATGGATCAGGTCAACATGATAAATCATTTTTTTGTTTTGCGCTTTAGCCATCTGTGAAACATTTTTCAGCTGTGAAATATGCATATCGAGAAATACACCAATTTCATAAGGGCTTTTCAGGAACTTTTCAAATTCTTTCATATTGGAGGATGCCGGCAAAATTTTTTGATTCATTCGTTCCACTCCTATTTCTGTTATTCCCCTATGTTATTAAGAATGTGCGTATTTCTCAATACCCATTTATAAATCTTTACGGTACTCATAATAGCGGAATCCAATAATCATGATGGTCAGCCAGGCACCCCCGGCTGCAAAACCGGCTATTACATCACTTGGAAAATGAACACCTAAATAAATGCGGCTTAATCCAATCATTATGATAAAGCTGCTCAGCATCAATGTCCATGCAGCCTTCCAGCGCTTTCTTTTTGCCAGATGAATGATCATATAGGCAAGTGAGCCATAAAAAATAAAAGATCCCATTGAATGTCCGCTCGGAAAACTGAATCCCTGCTCTTCAATCAGAGGTCTGATATCCGGACGTTCTCTTTTAAAAATCCATTTTAAGAGCAGGTTAAAAAGTGCTCCGAGACCCGATGAAAGAACCATGAACCATGCAAGTGATCTCTTTTTAAACAGGAACAAAAGAACAGCTGCTGCAAGTACCGAAAAAGCCAGCCACTTTACCGACCCCAAAAAAGTAACTACACTCATAAATTCTGTGAGCCGGGGAGAAATAAATGCCTGGACATACTTGATCACAGACTCATCGAAATGAATTAGCTCCTCTTCCTTCAGTTCATCCACTATTTCGATAAATAGCAGCAAAAATCCGGCTATGATAGAGGCGGCAAGCGTTAAGTAAAATATGTTTTTACGTGTTATATTTCTCCAGTTCATTCACTCATATCCTTTTTAGTTAGAATTACCACAAAACATCATGAACGGAACATTTTTTTTCGGATCAGAGTGAGCCGCATCCTCGAAATTACGAATCCGCCCAGTAAAAAACCGAGTCTGCATCAGCAAATTCGGTTTCGGTTCATCAAGCTTGCTTTTTAGCCTTTGTTTTTGTTGAAGCACGTTTCTTTTTAGCTGCAGGTTTTTTCTTTGTTTCCGCATCAGCAGGTTTAGTTTTATCAATTGATGCCTGAAGGGCAGCCATGAGGTCGGTAACATTTGCCGCAGGCTCTTTTTCAACAGGTGTGACGATATCTTTGCCAGTCCGTTTTGCTTCTATAAGCTCCAAAAGAGCTGTCCGGTAGTCATCATTATATTTTTCAGGTTTAAATTCTGTGGTTAATTGATCAATCAGCATGATGGCAGTATCGATCTCCTTATCTGTCACTTTGTCTTCTGCAGGCACATTTGGCACATCCGCAGCCTTGCGTACTTCATCAGGATAATGGATCGTCTCCATGACAAGAGTATTTTCATATACACGGACAACAGCCAGCTGTTCTTTGGAGCGGATAATGATTTTTGCCAAACCTACTTTTTCAGACGTCTCGAGCGCTTTTCTTAAAAGGGAGTAAGCTTTCCCTCCCCCGTCCCCTGGAGACATATAATAGGTGCGATTGTAGTAAATTGGATCAATTTCCTGTATTTTTACAAAGTCCATAATTTCTACAGCTTTATCCTCATTTTCCTGTTTAAGCTTTTCTAAATCCTCATCCTCTAAAACAACAAACTTTCCTTTTGTGTATTCATAAGCTTTTACAATATCCTCGTTCTTAATTTCCTTTTCACAAACAGGACATGTTTTCTCATACTTAATTGGCGAATGACATTCCTTATGAAGATTTCTCAGCTTGATATCCTTATCTTCTGTAGCCGAATGCAGCTTAATTGGTATATTAACCAGCCCAAAACTGATGCTTCCTTTCCACATTGTATGCATAGTCAGACTCCCATTCATTTTGATGTAATAGTCATAATTTGTGTATTAATAAAAAAGGAGATACGCAAAAAGAATTGGAAACTGAGTAGTTTTAGCGGCAACTGCCAAAACTATAATGACGATTGTAAAGGAGGCCAAATTGTATGAGACCTATGCTTCCTACATTAACTTTCGATGTTCCGGAAGAGAAAGAATGGCTGTTTGAAGCAAAATATGATGGTTTTAGAGGGATCCTGCACTGGGACAAGGAACCCAGACTGACAAGCAGAAACGATAAACCTTTATTAAACCTTTTCCCGGAGATTAATGCTTTTTTGGAACAGCACAAAGATAAATTTGAACAATACCTTCCGCTTATATTAGATGGAGAGGTAGTCTTGCTGGAAAATGCCTATAAAGCTCATTTTGGGTCGATTCAGGTCAGGGGGAGAATGAGATCTGAAAAAAAGATTCTTGAGAAAGCCAAAACAGCTCCCTGCCGTTTTCTTGTTTTTGACATCCTGATGATAAATGGCAGAAAAATTGCCGATAAAGAGTACTCTGCCAGAAAATCAGAGCTTGAAGCTTTGTTTAAAAGCTGTGATTTGCCCTTAAAACCTGACGAGAAGGACTCCAGGCTGATTCAATTAGTTCCCCCATACCCCAGTTTTAAGGAGCTATGGGAAAAAATCGTTCTTCATGACGGTGAAGGAATTGTGGCCAAGCAGATGAAGAATAAATGGGAAGAAGGAAAGAGAACCTCTTTATGGCTGAAATTCAAAAACTGGAAATACGTTTCCTGTTTTATCACTGCTTATGAAAAATCTAATGGATACTTTTATGCCGGGATATATCAGGGGGATACTGTCATAGGAATCGGACAGTTTCTTTTTGGCTTGAAGCCTGATGAAAAACAAGCCTTATTTCAAATAATTAAAGAAAATAAAGCAGATGAAAACAGCCAATTCATATATGTAGAACCTGCAATCTGTGTGGATGTTAAATACCTCGAGATCTATGAGGAGCAAATGCGGGAGCCGCACTTTCACCAGTTTCGTT
It encodes the following:
- the glpK gene encoding glycerol kinase GlpK, whose amino-acid sequence is MEKYILSLDQGTTSSRAILFNKKGEIVHTAQKEFTQHFPKPGWVEHNANEIWGSILSVIAGVFSESGIKPEQIAGIGITNQRETTVVWDKETGAPIYNAIVWQSRQTSEICDDLKEKGYNGLFREKTGLLIDAYFSGTKVKWILDHVEGAREKAEQGKLLFGTIDTWLIWKLSGGKAHVTDYSNASRTLMFNIYELKWDEELLNILGVPKAMLPEVKPSSEVYAKTIDYHFFGKEVPIAGAAGDQQAALFGQACFEKGMAKNTYGTGCFMLMNTGEKAVQSEHGLLTTIAWGLEGKIEYALEGSIFVAGSAIQWLRDGMRMLKDAKDSESYAKKVDSTDGVYVVPAFVGLGTPYWDSDVRGAVFGVTRGTSKEHFIRATLEALAYQTKDVLSAMEADSGIELKTLRADGGAVKNNFLMEFQSDILDVPVERPVINETTALGAAYLAGLAVGFWKSQEEIAEQWAIDQSYHPSMDDQVRENLYQGWKKAVKAAIAFK
- a CDS encoding phosphatase PAP2 family protein yields the protein MNWRNITRKNIFYLTLAASIIAGFLLLFIEIVDELKEEELIHFDESVIKYVQAFISPRLTEFMSVVTFLGSVKWLAFSVLAAAVLLFLFKKRSLAWFMVLSSGLGALFNLLLKWIFKRERPDIRPLIEEQGFSFPSGHSMGSFIFYGSLAYMIIHLAKRKRWKAAWTLMLSSFIIMIGLSRIYLGVHFPSDVIAGFAAGGAWLTIMIIGFRYYEYRKDL
- a CDS encoding MIP/aquaporin family protein codes for the protein MSAFMGEMIGTMILIVFGGGVVAGANLKKTFSFNGGWIVITIAWGLAVTMGVFAVGSISGAHLNPAVTIGFALSGVFPWQDVPRYILAQVLGGFLGGVIVFLHYLPHWKETEDQGAKLSVFSTSPAIPHTFSNLLSEIIGTFILVLGLMFIGANQFTEGLNPIAVGLLIVVIGMSLGGTTGYAINPARDLGPRIAHFLLPIAGKGKSNWGYAWIPVAGPILGGLMGSSFYQVMFDGKASGMLWAVLGVNIIVLILSYIFGKKQPGEVDSSKVAA
- a CDS encoding glycerol-3-phosphate responsive antiterminator, which encodes MNQKILPASSNMKEFEKFLKSPYEIGVFLDMHISQLKNVSQMAKAQNKKMIYHVDLIHGLKSDDYAVEYICQEYKPYGLISTKSSVILKAKQKGVIAVQRIFLIDSHALEKSYKLIEKTRPDYIEVLPGAMPWMIKEVNERLNTPIFAGGLIRSEEEVKNALKAGAAAITTSKIELWERFS
- a CDS encoding Ku protein yields the protein MHTMWKGSISFGLVNIPIKLHSATEDKDIKLRNLHKECHSPIKYEKTCPVCEKEIKNEDIVKAYEYTKGKFVVLEDEDLEKLKQENEDKAVEIMDFVKIQEIDPIYYNRTYYMSPGDGGGKAYSLLRKALETSEKVGLAKIIIRSKEQLAVVRVYENTLVMETIHYPDEVRKAADVPNVPAEDKVTDKEIDTAIMLIDQLTTEFKPEKYNDDYRTALLELIEAKRTGKDIVTPVEKEPAANVTDLMAALQASIDKTKPADAETKKKPAAKKKRASTKTKAKKQA